From Arcticibacter tournemirensis, one genomic window encodes:
- a CDS encoding conjugal transfer protein TraI encodes MKLISSMKKYMVMLPVSAMTLFVALPVKASAQIAVAEVIKAGVKKVIKAVDLKVQRLQNETIWLQNTQKVLENQLSKLKLAEIADWSERQRELYSKYFNELWEIKTAITYYRRIKDLTEKQVAIVDEYRWAWNLFTRDKHFTPEELSFMESVYKGILDASIKNVDQILLVVNSFKTQMTDAKRLEIINTAAAQIDENYTDLKKFNTENSLLSIQRAQSADEVTVLRELYGIEQ; translated from the coding sequence ATGAAATTGATAAGCAGTATGAAAAAGTATATGGTCATGCTACCTGTCAGCGCCATGACGCTGTTTGTAGCACTTCCAGTCAAGGCAAGCGCACAGATTGCGGTAGCTGAAGTCATTAAGGCCGGAGTAAAGAAAGTGATCAAGGCGGTGGACCTCAAAGTTCAACGCCTTCAAAATGAGACGATCTGGCTTCAAAACACCCAAAAGGTACTGGAAAACCAGCTCTCCAAGCTGAAACTTGCCGAGATCGCGGATTGGTCTGAACGGCAAAGGGAACTTTATTCGAAGTATTTTAATGAATTGTGGGAGATTAAAACGGCAATCACCTATTACCGGAGGATCAAAGACCTGACTGAAAAGCAGGTGGCTATTGTGGACGAATACCGCTGGGCATGGAACCTCTTTACCCGTGATAAACACTTTACACCGGAAGAACTGAGTTTCATGGAGTCGGTGTACAAGGGCATCCTGGATGCGAGTATCAAAAATGTCGATCAGATCCTGCTGGTGGTAAACAGCTTCAAAACGCAGATGACTGACGCGAAACGGCTGGAAATCATCAACACAGCCGCAGCCCAGATCGATGAGAATTATACGGACCTCAAAAAGTTCAATACCGAGAATAGCCTGCTCAGCATTCAAAGGGCCCAGTCGGCAGATGAAGTAACCGTTTTACGAGAGCTCTATGGAATCGAACAATAA
- a CDS encoding TerB family tellurite resistance protein has protein sequence MKTISGRMKSCFLLLLLAFGIASGSQAQSTEAQQLLLNVEKLSQLKNILEDMKKGYQIVSEGYSKIKNIAQGNFSLHEVFLDGLLLVNPEIKKYHRIADIITDQKDIVSEYKTAYKRFVASGNFNENEIRYLNQVYSQLTTQSLRNLDDLTTVITSSQLRMSDDERLQAIDRIFEDTRDKLNFLRHFNRQASLMNLQREKEKADVQSLKQIYQP, from the coding sequence ATGAAAACGATTAGCGGAAGAATGAAAAGCTGCTTTTTGCTGTTGCTCCTGGCTTTTGGGATAGCAAGCGGTAGTCAGGCCCAATCCACCGAAGCCCAGCAACTGCTGCTGAACGTCGAAAAGCTTAGTCAGCTGAAAAACATCCTGGAGGACATGAAGAAGGGCTACCAGATCGTAAGCGAGGGGTACTCGAAAATAAAGAATATTGCTCAGGGAAATTTTTCTTTACACGAAGTATTTCTCGACGGCTTGCTCCTGGTGAACCCTGAAATTAAAAAGTATCACCGGATAGCGGACATCATTACAGATCAGAAGGATATTGTTTCTGAATACAAAACCGCGTATAAAAGATTCGTCGCTTCGGGGAATTTCAACGAAAATGAAATCCGGTATCTGAATCAAGTTTATAGTCAGTTGACTACCCAAAGCCTCCGGAACCTGGACGATCTGACCACAGTCATAACTTCTTCCCAGCTGCGCATGAGTGATGACGAGCGGCTTCAGGCCATCGACCGGATCTTTGAAGACACGCGCGATAAGCTCAATTTCCTGAGGCACTTTAACCGGCAGGCCAGCCTGATGAACCTGCAACGGGAAAAGGAAAAGGCAGATGTACAAAGTTTGAAACAAATCTATCAGCCATGA